One genomic window of Polaromonas sp. SP1 includes the following:
- a CDS encoding cytochrome oxidase small assembly protein: MTPEQKKSNLKLALILASVALVFFAGFMAKMIFLAR; encoded by the coding sequence ATGACACCCGAGCAAAAGAAAAGCAACCTGAAGCTGGCGCTGATACTCGCGTCGGTAGCGCTCGTCTTCTTCGCCGGCTTCATGGCCAAGATGATTTTCCTGGCCCGCTGA
- a CDS encoding DUF2970 domain-containing protein, with the protein MSMAATPAKPSFWRTVKAVAWSFVGLRARGDYEEDVKSLNPLHIIVVGLIAVVVFVATLVLLAKWMVAG; encoded by the coding sequence ATGAGCATGGCCGCAACGCCCGCCAAACCTTCCTTCTGGCGCACGGTCAAGGCCGTGGCCTGGTCTTTTGTGGGCCTGCGCGCGCGCGGCGACTACGAAGAAGACGTGAAAAGCTTGAACCCCCTCCACATCATCGTGGTCGGGCTGATTGCCGTGGTGGTGTTTGTCGCAACCCTGGTGTTGCTGGCGAAGTGGATGGTTGCGGGCTGA
- a CDS encoding cytochrome c oxidase assembly protein encodes MRLKRENFNMMGKLAVIVLGMFCFGYALVPIYKAICEMTGINVLALGDQRIPGATATLPANTQVDRTRTITVEFDANSRGPWHFKPAQNTLQVHPGELATVMYEFQNVQDRTMSAQAIPSYAPAQAGAHFNKLECFCFSQYTLAPGEKKQWPVAFVIDPKLSKDVSTITLSYTFFEVGGKTPAAPVTPKATTAAVPPEKQAGA; translated from the coding sequence ATGCGGCTCAAGCGCGAAAACTTCAACATGATGGGCAAGCTGGCCGTGATCGTGCTCGGCATGTTCTGCTTCGGTTATGCGCTGGTGCCCATCTACAAGGCGATTTGCGAGATGACCGGCATCAACGTGCTGGCCCTCGGCGACCAGCGCATTCCGGGCGCCACGGCGACCCTCCCCGCCAACACGCAGGTAGACCGCACGCGCACCATCACGGTGGAGTTTGATGCGAACTCGCGCGGACCCTGGCATTTCAAGCCCGCCCAGAACACGCTGCAGGTTCACCCGGGCGAGCTGGCCACGGTGATGTACGAATTCCAGAACGTGCAGGACCGGACCATGTCCGCCCAGGCCATTCCCAGCTATGCACCGGCACAGGCGGGCGCACATTTCAACAAGCTTGAATGCTTTTGCTTCAGCCAGTACACCCTGGCGCCCGGCGAGAAAAAGCAGTGGCCCGTGGCCTTCGTGATCGACCCCAAATTGTCGAAAGACGTGAGCACGATCACACTGTCCTACACCTTCTTTGAGGTCGGTGGCAAAACGCCGGCCGCGCCCGTCACGCCCAAGGCGACGACGGCCGCCGTACCCCCTGAAAAACAGGCAGGTGCATGA